Below is a genomic region from Amyelois transitella isolate CPQ chromosome 4, ilAmyTran1.1, whole genome shotgun sequence.
TGACAAAATCTGGAATGAGAAGGAGAACCAGGCTAGCGTTGATATCGTGAACAATGTTTTCGAGCAAAGATCTTTCAGTTCCTATAATAACGAACATAACGATAACGCATTTGAGACCACTACAATACAAAACGACAATGAAAGTCAAAAAAGTGACATATCATTCGAAGATTTACAAAATCAAGATGGACCACTTCATACGTCCAATGTTCTACTCGACAATTTAGCTAGCAATAACCAAACTACACCTAAAATGTCCTCCATTATTAACAATGACCACGAGAAAGAAGATATGAATATCACATCCAATTATGACAAtcaacaaattgtttttaacaaGGACACaacaacacaaattaaaaatgaagatTCTATGAAAACATCTATAGTTTATAAGACCAAACAAAAAGAGACTGATGAGATTACGACAACAGAAGAAAAAACAACTATCCAAGGAGAACCTGTGACTGAATATTCTATCAAAAATCAATTATTAGTCGATAACTCATCTGCAACTGAAATGCTATTAAACGCTTTAAATGTCAAGAAAAAATCCGAGACGTCAACAGAATCGACTACAGTAAACAACATAGATGATGCTACAGATATTACATTTGACaacataagtaatttaaatcaGTACAATCGTTCTTCCAAATCATTTGAAAGTGAAAATAACACTTTGACGGAATTATCTGAATTGCCAGACTTccctaaaaatacattaacaaCAGAATCCGAATGGCTCTCGGTTCCTGTAACGGAAATTCAATATGATCAAATCACAAATAATTTCCCAAAACCAGAAACCACACAAATACCTATAACTAAAATAGAAGAAGTAATAAACCATGGGCTTCTCACGGACGATTTTGAACCAGATTATTTTACAGGCATAAGTTCCACTAAAATGATGGAAGATGTTCCAATGTATGGTATAACGCACGACTATGATAATGATGACTCAAGAGTGAAAAGAGTAGACAACGCAACAACTGAAGCCTTTACAAAATCTGTTCCAATAGACACTACTACCGAAAAGATGATGACGGAAAGTAGctctatttttaatattccattAGAAATGACTACTATAacacaatatatttatgaaacagCTGACAAACATAACCAAAAGGAACTTCCAGACATATCCTATGAGCAAAGGGAAATTGTtactgaaaaacaaaaaattgaaGATACTAATATTGATCCGGCCCCTGTTTGGGAAGAATCTGAAGTAGATAGGGAACCAGTCAAAGAAATGCCAAAATCTGAACAAAATGTCACATCTCTGACCACCACATCTACTGAAATACCCACAGCATTAatgacaaataatattaatcaaaaGAACATTACTAAAACAACAGAAGAAAGTATAGATAATCTCCAAAATTCCACACGCTCTAACAATTTAAGTGTGACTGTGTATGAAGTAACTAGTCAGAGTATTAACCAATCTACTGTAACTAACACGACCAATGCTCATTCCGCTGAATACGACGAACACGAAATTGATATGAACCCATTTTTACCTGAAGTAGAGAATAATAAACATCTTgtcaaaaaattacaagaGGGGCATGATCTCGAACCCAACAATCTAAATGAAACTCAAAATGACAATGTAGAAGAGCATTCCACTATTATTTTAGAGGGGCAATTGACTTCCACTAATACTTCAACAAAAggacaacaacaaacaaacacctATGACgatagtttaaatttaaacaatacgAGTGCTGAAGATAAAGATGATGCGAAGCAACCAAATCAGGAGAAAGAAAATTCACCAACGTTTTTAGAAGACACTGATGATTTATTACTTCCAGAATGGGAATCAGATGAATATAAAGCCAGCAAAACATCGACATCAGAACCCTCGATGCGAAGTAATGAGTACCTCAGTGTGGTGCCAATTGATCAAGAAAAACTAGAACTTAAAGCGTTAAAGAAAGATTATGAAAGTAAAAACCTACAAGGCCTTAATGATATAAGTGACTCGCCAAAAAAAAGTGACAAAAGGACACTAGACGTAACCAGATTAGATTCAGTTACTAATAATGAAGCGTAAGCGATGAAAGTTGAGTGTTTGTATGTAACGCAAGAGTGTATATTGCTGTTTGTTTCCTGTGATGATATAATTTCGAACAATTTTACTACAATCTTATATAGACTATTTTATACCAATGTAAATGTTGTATTATggatttttaagtttttcgtGGATATAAAAATCGCCCAAATTCTATaacgtacctacataataaatattaatattagtttccTATCGATAACATTTAGACTAGTCACTGTAGGGAGAAGTCATCATCTTGAGATGTTTAGATTATTTATTGCTTCAATGTACGCTGCAAATCGTGTGGGTTCGATTaacttaacttttttatgttaGGTCGATTCTAATTCGTCGGTTTAAATGATAAGGTCTGATATACTATTCTCACTGTAACATGATCATACAGTGAGCCTTAGGAGTCCATTCGCTCAAAAAGTAATTTACGGTTTTATGCGATATAAATTGTATCATAGTGCTCGACAAAGCGCTGCTCTAAACTCtgagaaaatataattgtgcATGTTTTATGTATTCCTGGGATGTAATTCGTATATTATTTGCATCATAATTATCTTTTGGAAATTTCTAAATTGAGATCCTCTTTTCTAATAATGGGGCAAAATCTGAAAtcctgatttaaattgttaccATAGTTAATTACGAAACTAAAAATCCTGAATTCCCACATACATCTTGATTTGAGGATGTAATGTTAGCAGTGGACGTGcttaatgaatattttcttgAAACGAAAATATCTTCGCCATGTCGTATTGTGATAAAACGCTGGTTAAAGCTACATTCCATtcgtacttaaatattataacttaGTGATATACGGAAGTGAGGTctgattgtaaaataataatatgtagttCTTGTTAACTAAgacatattttgtataaatggttgaaattgtaaagaattacgttgtaaataaattttaaagttaattataatttcgatattttatttgtaacaccTTTAAACATTTATGAATAAGTAACATGGCAAATTTTATAGTACAACAACATCACAGATCATTCACTATAAGTCAAcaaattttttccaaaaaaatatgacaaggACTCCAAGTTACGTTAATACATACAACTTTAACTCCTTTatcataaatgaaaatttatatgaacACATGCACAACTAAGTCTATAATGACACCTGCAAATATGATAAAACAAAGTACCTCAGGACAATTCAAAAcatcaaaatgttaaatttgctaaaaaaaaaaatttaaactactGTCACATGTTAAttgtttatataagtactaatAAACTAGCAAAAGTTAGTCTACCTGATCCAGGTCTAGATTTCGACCGAAAACAGTGACCACAAAGATATAAGATAAAactattgatttttaaaataaattacctcaTAAGATATTGTGattggtgaaattaaaataaagaaatatgtattcTAAGTGATAGATATATGCCAacgtattgattttattttttgccaatTTCGCTGATGTTAATGGGTAAAATACACTAAAGTTTAATGATACTTATAATTCTACGATATTTTAAAGACAGCCATAATAATCACAtaagtacattaatttaagGAGCAAAAAACGACAGCTATAATATTAACCAAGTACGAACGTAAGTAACGAAGTATAGTTTCATAACATACTAATTAACCCTTGGCTGTGGAGTAATCTCATCAATTTCTTCCGCATTCACAGTATCATCTAACGCCATTCTCGCACAAAGGCATCCATCActaatctttccactttctgTCGCTATGCACTTTCCTAACACACTTTTACAACTATTGAACTGCCACAAATCTTTCTTTCcttcatttatttcatcaacTCTTGGAGCTATATCAATATCTGTGtcaaatgtttcttttatttttattgtaccgTCTATACAGTACTCAAACTCTGGTAATTGACTTCTATATTTGCTACAAGTACTTTTAGATGGTACACTTTTGATGCTTTCATTGGGATTGCAAGCACAGCCTTCACATATATTCCTCTTTTCAGATATTTCTGCATTAGCacctttatcaaaattattccCTATTTCACTAGGATTTTCATTTGGTATCAAATCATATTGAGTGTCTGTAGTCGTCATTTGCGCACAAAGacaattttcatttacttcTCCATTTGCAGAGACTATACAACCACCCAGAACAGATTTGCAACTTCTAAAATCATCAATTCGGAAAGTTTCTTCTTTGACAGATCTCACTGACAAATCCTGAGGGGCTGCGGAATCATAGCTTTCTTGAAAACTAAGGGTTGGCAAATTCTGTAAATGATTTATAGTTTTCTTCTCAACTGTAATATATCCTTGCATTTGGTCCTCTACAATTGTTTGACTTGAAGAACATTTTGTAGACTCTGAAattatatattgaaaaaaataatataataatagaaaaagaaatatgcaacACATCAAACTAAGTTGTGATGTAAACTATGAATAATTGATGAAATACAAATCAatgcatacaaaatattagATGCAAGTTCAAAAATTTGTAATTCAAAGTCAGGCTTTTTATTCAACATATTATTTTGGGTTTAACAAAATACGagaaaattatgtacataccttctactttcattttaaatgtttcgcaCTCAGAATTGGAATCAGATGATGATATGCCACTATCAATTGTAGCAGCTGcaataaatgcaaaatattaGAACAATGAATATCCACTTGTGTATATTTGAATCAACTAGATTCACAGATGAGAACAAAGTCAAAGTAAGAAACATTGTCATTTTACAgatatataacataaaaaatagatcttaatgtattgcaataaagcacacaatttttatatttaaggattgtaatatttttaagatccTATTTCAAACAGACAGACGAACTTGTTTGTTTCAGAAACTTTTAGCAGATCATGAAGTTGATTATtggttaagtatttattatctatttgctgctggttctattctatttctatTGGACACATAAttggttatttataattttaactagCCAGAAGAATCCTATCATGAGACTACATCAGCTATTTTCATTGCATCTGACAGAACCAAGGAAAGTCTTGATatgccatgttcagctgtatagctcaAATATTGGAagagagattcaaatagtgacaggttgctagcccatcttcTACGTTTTATTAGTCATTCctgtagtcgccttttacgacatccatgggaaagataaagagtggttctattttaaaatgcctgacctatgtatattatggaaatatttataaaaaaaacttactgtGAGTAGCAAGATGTCTTTTCCTTGCATATTCATGAGTGAAATTCTTGTTGCATTTGGGCACAGTACATTGAAGACGTTCCATAGTATGCGTTTTAATGTGGGTTTTCAAATGGTGCAACTGAATAAAAcctaaaaaagtaattagCTATAATTTGACGGTACATAcacaaattgattaaaaatatatatttcgatgccatgtcaaaaataatgtatgtagCTAGTAGATTAGTTGGTAGTTTACTATCAGATGGAGCcatctttgttttattataaaaaaatattcacataTTAAAGATttcgtaattattataaaaataatcgtcAAATCTTTAATATGTGAACCATCAGGACACCTTTGATTACCTTAAAAGatcaaaaacattgaaaattaaCTCACCTTTGCAACATATATTACAGAAATATTGCTTAGTGTTTGTATGGGTCATCTCATGGTGTTTCAAATGATGTTGGAAGTTGAAGGACTTATTGCAGCCCTGATGGTTACAGCGATACCTCCTCTCCGACACCGGTTTGTGCGTCTTCAGATGTGTACGTAGTGCTATATCACTATTGAACTTAGCATTGCATTTGGAACAGATATATGTAcctgtaaaagaaaatattccaTTTCACACACAATTCTGTTTCAAGTTAAATTATGGTTGAAATGGATTATAAAAATTCATCAACTTGgggaaaatgtatgtatatttttggtatttgTGTTTGTAACATGATAACTTTCAAACCgctggtctgattttgatggtatttacaatttacgttaatagaatttttaaatcttgaGGTCGTTAAAATCTATTCAGTTATTTTTGAGACACTCACAATTTTATAAGGGTATGCAAGTTTCATGGCCACTAGTTTTACTCAATTTTACCTGTCACTGAATTGTACTAAACTGTTCATATTATGTCTTCTGATAAAGTCAATAATCACAAGACGCAAAAACCATGTTTagctaatatatatataataacaatggaattgagatctgAAGATAGGGACAGGTTTTTCCTgtgattaacttttacaatctgcatggaAACAAAAGCAgctactgtttttttttcttcactacaAGAACAGCACGAAAGCTTTCACTAGATGAATACCTTTATGTAAACTTACTTGGACTTTAAACCCTAACTGACTATGTACAACTTATTATGTAATACTAACCTTTGTGTGCATAATTCATGTGCCTTTTGAGTAAGGCTTCATCTCGGAACTTGTGATTGCACTCACTGCACCACACATCTTCAACTCGGTCATGTTGTTTCTCATGTCTACGTAAAGCAGAACtgtaacatttaattaaaatattagaatcTATAAATTGTTGATATGTGAACCAATACATTTGGTACTGAAGATGGGATAATGTggaaagaaaaatgacaaaaagtAGACCTTGGAGCTTGAAGAATAGATTGATTTGgttgcaactgggactaaaatTAGAATCTGAAGATAATTAATTTGGAAGGATTTCGGCGAATGTATATTTCAAAGACCCAAAATTAAGCAatacttgtaaaaaaaaaacagggtcAAAGATTATACAACAGATGATAAGCAAAACAGACAGTAAAAATCCAGATTTCGATTATCAAAGTAGGAAATGAGatatcaaaataaagaaacttacagaaaactaaattttttcatgcatattttGCATTGGAACTGTGGTGTATGACTTTCTTCATGCCTCTTTTTCTCGCTctcatatttaaattgtttgtgGCAATAACCACACTTTATGACACTCTTCTTTTCTTCTGATTTCATCTGTTGTAATTTCAGGTTGTAATTAATTAGAAATCCTGAAGTTTGAACTTGCAAGAGATAAGGTGATAAGAAAAGAGATAAGTTCAGAAACTGTTATCAAATATTGGATACAGTTTTCCTTGatatattgtatattaaattaccaTGGAAACACATTTATGGAGATAACGCAAAGAAAGAAACAAGCAAgcaagaaaacaaaattaattgatttcgaaataaatatcaaatattgtttgtgtagaacaaaatatattcCGTTTTGCTTTTCTTTCCTCATTATTTGTCACTTTTCTGTCACTAAATGACAATGATGGCTTACATTGACagtaatagtttttattttaaaaaaaggttatatgggacaaaaaaaactgtaatgcctgtaaaaaaaaatatccccgAATATCACTGTCAAATCAATCAATGTCAACTGATCAACTTAtgaagaaaacaaaacaactttTGAGTTTACATCGTATTTGCATCGTATTTTTAGGTTAACTTTCTTCATCGTACATAGgcttaaaattatcatttcttTTCTTCGCTAGATTTGCTGATTTTTAGATTGGTTGACCCTCCAGCGAAATGCAGCTAGTCTAAAGTTTTGTAATGCAAGGAACTCACTTAAGCAACAAATAGAGGTCATTTGTCATGAGTTCTCTTACTTACGTAAGTCGCGCTGGCGGCTCTGCAAATGAATACCGCACAGTGATGATTGAAACGTATTCATACACGCACGCACCACTGACACATAATTTTTACGCcacaacataatatttttatttttaactatttctGTGTGAAGTTATACATTGCAATGCAAGATTGGATTAAAATTACCCTTATTTTATGTCTGTTTGGGACTTTGAGGGAGATTCGACCGTCGGAACCCTTTGTTTCTGAGTTTCTTATTGGAGAATGGAGAAATATAACAGAGGACCAGTTAAACCGGGATGTTTATCCCATAGGAACCTACTCCTACTTATCTTTATTAGTTGTGGTGTTCTTAATAACTGACTTTTTAAGATTCAAGCCTATCATCATATTATCAGGTGAGTTAATTTCACTGTAAGTACAGTCAAACACATGAATAAGCATACAGGTTAtggtgaataaattatttttcaccatacttatacatatttcaCATTGTTTAACCAAAGAAACcccaaaaattttctttacacAAATTCATTCCTCATACCTATTTTACTATCAAAAAATGCTAATAATCTCAAGACTGCTTTTCTTTCCTTATTGAGTTATATTTGTGTTTCATATCTTATTAATGACTAGCTGATGCCAACAACTTTGTTTTTGTAGCTGCATGATTTTTGTTAAGCTGACATTTTCATTTTCCTTATAATTTAGCTGGACCTTGGTGCTGCATCAAGTGTTCCAGATCTTTGATTATTATACCACTGTAGAAAATGCTAATCAGGTTGTCAAACTTTTGTTGAAACatcatttctatatttatttatagttctcCATAACATGTTCCAGTTTTCAAAATCATATAGCCTAAGCTAAGCTATTTTCAAAGCCTATGgctttataacaaaaaatgtttcattttaatctgtccaatagtttacaaaaaacaaagagacttttaatttttacctcTACTACTGTTTCCCTTCCTGatttttatgcaaatatatttcaggtacacattaaattttttactgccttattatatatatatatatgcaccAATTGAAGAACATTCATTCtctagataaaaaataattatgactaCAACAACATCCTTTACGAGCTTACCTGATAAGAAGtttcattgatttttattgttttgattctcaagttttataaataaacaattaagaTTGTGTTGCATGTGTCTACAGtgtcactccatatcttcccatggatgtcaaaaaaggcgtctaagggaatggcttacTTATTATTCTAATTGAAGGTGAttggcaagcaacctgtcatcttatgaattttaattccatcattaagccatacagttgaatatggccttttggtcttttcaaaactggtcGGCTCaacatgataatatgtatgaaagtaTTGAGTAAGACTGATCaaagtatgtaataaatactaaaaagattttttaaattaaagaatttgtgtgtgtgtgattcTGAAACTtctaaattgtatattttatatacataacaatggtttattaaatttaacaaaatgctATCTtataggaataaataaaattacagacCACTAttagaatgaataatgtaATGTTGGACGTCACAAAGATATCATCAATTACCATTAATATAGttctttcaatttatattcaaGGTTGATTCATCTGAAAGAATCTTTTTTTCTCAATGAAAGATGGGAGATTACAAATATTAGTTCATGACCTGACCAGGATTCCAGAGATACCAAGTAATCCAAATTGTTTTggaacatttacatacatataatcacgtttttataccTTAgaagaagacagagccaacagtctcacagactgaaaggccacacaCATatttatggcttaatgatggaattgagattcaaataatgacaggttgctagcccatcgcctaaaagaagaatcctaagtttattagcctaactcttagtcgccctttgcgacaaccatgggaatgAGAGGTAGTAGTCCTATTCgaaagtgctggaaaccacacggcaaataattGATAATAACTGCAGTAGATGTAATAACAGCATTAATTATATCCAATTTTAatctgcaaaaataaattttatcatttgtgTTATTTCATACCTTTCgataattcataaataacgtttatcgatattattatctttaattaatttttaaatacatatttaagtatacttatatttatgaaatcaTATGGTTCATTTGGAACCGGGGCCTTACCGTACCCGTTACCCTACTagggcacgcgcgacgccatttttatcgcgcaaaaaacaatcgctgtttcgctttttattatgacttgaaACTAGCATGTACTGCATACCACTacctgttttaaaaaattgcacATGGAGAGCAGTTATTCATAAATGTggtgaatataaaattaaatttaatattttggacTGCTACAGGTCTCAGCGGGATAGCTGTGTATGCAATACTATTATGGACGACAAGCTTGGAATGGGTACAAGCTTCCCAGTTCTTCTACGGCCTGTACATGGCCACCGAAGTCGCATATTTGACTTATATCTATGCAAAGGTAATGTTTGGCAATCTTTTTGAtatgttatataataatatttgagaGTCTGGATTCTACCATTTGGTAGACTCTCAACCAAATGGTAGAATCCATACgctcaaatattatttgaccAGACCTGTCCCAGGGACcgtaatgtatattttttttccgtaACTTTTTTGTGATCAGGTAACTGGAAGTGTAACCATGACAACAgataggtttccctgcaaagctCCCATTGCGCAGATAGATTAGGAATCGCTTCATGCAAAAAAATCGGGCTTACCCAATCCAATATCGTAGTCACAGGCGGACCGCGGATATGGGTGTCAACAACCGAGACCATTGCCCGGACCTCCCGGTATGTTAGGTTGTATTACGAAATAATAACTTGCATGAATGATCTTCAACCAAATGTATCTCCAAAAAGGTGTTTGTGCCCAGGTGGACTCGTCGAAGTATCCCCGCGTGTCCTCATACACCCGCATCGCGGCGCTGACCGGCCGTTTCATATCTGGAGTCACAGCTCAACTCCTCACACATTACGAAGTTATGAATTACCGAGAGTTGAACTATATCACTTTTGCAGGTGAGGAGATTGTACTACATTTCTGTCTTACTATTGACCATACCACTAACATCTCTAACATTCCATTCATTGTTGCACTTCCTGTGCGGGTAGTATTAGTTTTGCTTTTTTAAGTCGCTAGCGATCGTAGCGCCCTTATTCTCTACTGGGTCACATTCAACTGgcaaaatttatgaaaatagtaaataa
It encodes:
- the LOC106141014 gene encoding zinc finger and BTB domain-containing protein 24-like gives rise to the protein MMKSEEKKSVIKCGYCHKQFKYESEKKRHEESHTPQFQCKICMKKFSFLSALRRHEKQHDRVEDVWCSECNHKFRDEALLKRHMNYAHKGTYICSKCNAKFNSDIALRTHLKTHKPVSERRYRCNHQGCNKSFNFQHHLKHHEMTHTNTKQYFCNICCKGFIQLHHLKTHIKTHTMERLQCTVPKCNKNFTHEYARKRHLATHTATIDSGISSSDSNSECETFKMKVEESTKCSSSQTIVEDQMQGYITVEKKTINHLQNLPTLSFQESYDSAAPQDLSVRSVKEETFRIDDFRSCKSVLGGCIVSANGEVNENCLCAQMTTTDTQYDLIPNENPSEIGNNFDKGANAEISEKRNICEGCACNPNESIKSVPSKSTCSKYRSQLPEFEYCIDGTIKIKETFDTDIDIAPRVDEINEGKKDLWQFNSCKSVLGKCIATESGKISDGCLCARMALDDTVNAEEIDEITPQPRVN